Proteins encoded together in one Telopea speciosissima isolate NSW1024214 ecotype Mountain lineage chromosome 6, Tspe_v1, whole genome shotgun sequence window:
- the LOC122665038 gene encoding ethylene-responsive transcription factor ERF027-like yields the protein MADHSPSNVHQGDQPPPPSPPSTLHLGSQQPSPSIPQQPSPRGSSTSRHPIYRGIRSRSGKWVSEIREPRKSTRIWLGTFPTPEMAAAAYDVAALALKGADAVLNFPDSVPSYPIPASAAPSDIRAAAAAASKLPTAMSTSTPETKIDSTATPSSAIPPPGEEEFIDEEALYHMPKLLVNMAEGMLMSPPRINSPSSDDDSPPPGSTGADSLWNY from the coding sequence ATGGCCGACCACTCTCCCTCTAACGTGCACCAGGGAGACCAACCCCCTCCTCCTTCTCCCCCCTCTACTCTGCACCTGGGAAGCCAACAACCGTCTCCTTCAATTCCTCAGCAACCTTCCCCTCGTGGATCATCCACCAGTAGGCACCCAATCTACAGAGGAATCCGAAGCCGGAGCGGCAAGTGGGTTTCTGAAATCCGAGAGCCACGTAAGAGCACTCGCATATGGCTTGGTACCTTCCCCACCCCTGAAATGGCAGCTGCCGCCTACGATGTCGCAGCTCTCGCTCTTAAGGGTGCTGATGCCGTTCTCAATTTCCCAGACTCTGTACCCTCTTACCCAATTCCTGCTTCTGCTGCTCCATCTGATATACGTGCAGCGGCAGCAGCAGCTTCCAAGTTGCCAACAGCAATGAGCACGAGTACGCCTGAGACTAAGATCGATTCAACTGCAACTCCTTCTTCGGCTATTCCACCACCGGGAGAAGAAGAATTCATAGATGAGGAAGCACTGTATCACATGCCCAAATTGCTTGTCAATATGGCTGAAGGAATGCTAATGAGCCCGCCAAGAATAAACTCTCCGTCTTCTGATGATGACTCGCCGCCGCCCGGAAGTACTGGTGCAGATAGCCTCTGGAACTACTAA
- the LOC122666010 gene encoding dehydration-responsive element-binding protein 1D-like — MAIMSCSSYSRSLELKSGATTVSDEEVLLASHRPKRRAGRKKFRETRHPVYRGVRQRNSDKWVCEVREPNKKSRIWLGTFPTAEMAARAHDVAAMTLRGRSACLNFADSSWRLRLPESADAKDIQRAAAEAAEAFRPSETEEMCRNEMRAEEKAFRPSETEEMCRNEMRAEENEIVLTSPDTTTTTTPIFFMDEVEEEAEAESAYGMPTRLKEMALLSPTHLGGGFHWDDVESDADMALWSHSF; from the coding sequence ATGGCTATCATGTCATGTAGTTCATATTCTCGATCACTGGAATTGAAAAGCGGCGCCACCACAGTCTCCGACGAAGAGGTTTTATTAGCTTCACATCGACCCAAAAGACGTGCTGGGAGGAAGAAGTTTCGGGAGACAAGACACCCTGTTTACAGAGGTGTTCGACAGAGGAACTCTGATAAATGGGTTTGTGAAGTGAGAGAGCCTAATAAGAAATCTAGAATTTGGCTTGGTACTTTTCCTACTGCGGAAATGGCTGCAAGGGCTCATGATGTTGCAGCAATGACACTCAGGGGTCGATCTGCTTGTCTCAATTTTGCTGATTCTTCGTGGAGGTTACGGTTGCCGGAATCTGCTGATGCTAAGGATATACAGAGAGCTGCCGCTGAAGCTGCGGAAGCGTTTAGACCTTCGGAAACTGAGGAAATGTGTAGAAATGAAATGAGAGCAGAGGAGAAAGCGTTTAGACCTTCGGAAACTGAGGAAATGTGTAGAAATGAAATGAGAGCAGAGGAGAATGAGATTGTCTTGACTTCACCAgacactactactactactactccaATTTTTTTCATGgatgaagtagaagaagaagcagaagcagagTCGGCGTATGGAATGCCTACTAGACTTAAAGAAATGGCAttactctctccaactcatctGGGTGGTGGCTTCCATTGGGATGACGTAGAATCTGATGCTGACATGGCTTTATGGAGTCActccttttaa